TTCATCTGATTATACTCAAGTGATGGCCCttcctttgtttttttatttattatttttatgaatgtACTTTATTTCTTGTGTTGTCTTCTTGTTTATGAGTATTTCCCAGAATTCGGGCCTATTTATGTCCCCAGGGTTCTattaaaaacgaatgaaatctaATACATTTTAGCACCATTCATTAAACAAGCCTAGACTTTTTTATGGCTGCTCttactaataattttatcaCATTTTATTGGTGTTTTGTGGTACAAAATCTGTGTTTTGGTGTTGTCCTTCACCAGAGTTTTTACATGTCGTGCCATATTTCAAACATTATttatcacaaattaataaaaaaatatatgtatatgaattaaatgttatttgaactaaatatatgcattttgtaCTTTATTTTGATTAATTTCTACCTGTCCCATGGTTTAGCTGTCATTACCAACACACTCTGCATCAAGGGAATTTCCCACTGTTtttaatcaaaagtttatttggTAGCCATGGTAACCTAAAGACATAGTGGAGCACAGGGATTTCATGCTGAAACACTGAAGGGCAGAAAGTAAGTAAATCAACTCTTTATTCTTTGTGTTGGGCATGCACACTTATTATGCGTCATTACCATATGTGTtgtatttctgtatttttaaacatttttgaaatattagttatatatatttataacttTAATAGTTAAAATGATGTACATTACCCTACATGTAGAAAGCTTGCTACACTTGCTTAGTCATCATCTTAGCTAGTAGGGCTagtttttttgacaaaaatgtcattACCAGCACCATACATATTTTTGCCaataaattatgtataaataacaAAAGCAATCTACAATTATACATTTCTGACAATGTTGGACAGTCTAAATGATCACTGTATTAAAATATGGCATTGATATATGTTTTGATATATGGCATTCACATAAATAAGCTTATATTCCAAGTCAGGGTAGTTTGATGAATCCGATATTTAGATACATAAATGACTATAATTCATCTTGCAAGTAAAAATCTCATTAAGTTCAAGATCAGTTAGATTCCATGTGAAACCACAAAATGTTTTACAAGCACAGATTTAtcatttaagttttattttatacatttataccacgggtctgttgaatgctgtattctgattggctgagaaatgttccgtgggtatgcattaatttctgataactgcacccctaacttgtcaaatgtcttaaaaataggcaccagagcaatgtttgtggtaaccgtggtataagaggaataattgactccggtcctttgaattatttgaaaataatgcacacccttaTTTTGTGGTCTCAACCAATCTCATAATGTCGCTCCTGGCTTAAGGGCTGATAATTTGATGTATACCAATAAGAAATGAAATTTGGAATTTTAATGTTCAAAATTGCAGCTACCCAAATTGGCCCTTAATGTATGTTTAATATTCTTTATGTATGATCTGTATGTTCtttgcaataaaaataaaaaagagaaTACAAGCAACATTATATGAAGAGTTGGGTTCCAAATCGAGAtaactttttaatttttcaaaaatctaatttttgattgtgcattccaattaatatcaatcaaactgcagttgatttgttttgatttaagccttcataaaaaataatacaaatacagcTAAGaagcacaataaaaacatgataacatagtaatatttttgacaaaaataattatttatttaataaatgaacacacaaaataaaaaacctacAATTTATTTATGTTTCAGGAGAgtctttgtttttctgtttgtttaatcaAAATATTATAAAGAAATGAAACTGTTTTAGTTTTCTTCATTTTAGTCaacagaatctggaccttcttttgatagacccgccccacacatacacaacccaggcaatgatgtcacTAGATACACAACAAAATATAATCTGGCTGATTTTGGGATGATTTCGTCCCTTCTGACAATCCTAGCTGTTTCCcgattatcttgatggttctacagattatcttatcagatttctcttggtgtgaggtgtgttaagagtgtccgaaTCTGATCGGAAGAGCATCGGAGCCGCCCCGATCGcgaatcgtaaatattaaacatgtttagcCCCGATCGcgaatcgtaaatattaaacatgtttagcCCCGATCGTGAATCAGAAATCCTAATGTGTGGGGAACCCACAAGGATAAACGTGCGCACACTCTtgagattatcacgtgaaatgaaacaatatccaatcagaaagcgagatgatGGAAGACAAAACTATAACAGCTACAGTCATGGCACAGGAGCCAGGTACAGTCCAATGTGAGATAGACATCAGAGATGTTCAAAAGCACATTTATGTCATTTCTTTATACCTGTTGTTCACCATGTTTACTGTGAAGTCACGTTTGGCCACAAGAGACATCGCGAGATCTTCGtgagatttcctgtgttcacagtcgagactcttgtttgtgtggtgtgctgtctttgacacatcatgATGGATCCTACCTCAGATCCTCACGTGcagaatatttttattattgtgttttttagtttattcctaatcatttatttacataatcatcataatcattttataatcattagttATCAATATAATTGATTATTCaacactattattattattatcaattttatcatttatattgtctattcatttattcattcattcatcattatatttctatattttatatatgtctAAATAATGTCATGATTGTTCAGTCTTATATTTGTGAAGTCTCATGAGCTGTCCTGTCTGCGTATAAACAGAGAAAGATAAAGAGAATGTTTATGGAAGCTTAAGGTCTATGGGATGATGCTAGTAAGCAATTTTGATATAACAGTGCATGCTGAATTTGTGCGGGTTTAGACGAAGTTTGAACATTGAGACATGCAACTGAGATTGTCTATCAATAAAACTCTGTTCCTACTTTACCATCATAAAAACTTTGTCTCGTGTCCTGCTTGTGTTAGCTATGTTCGATCAACCTCTTGCCTGTTAAACGAGtacatttatattttctgaCGTGATCTGGCGTCCGGGGCTGGATCgtaaatatttgattttgtcTGGTGTGGAGACCTGATCTAACACCACAGACTAAAGGAGCAAAACGATCAAATCTAAGATTTTTTTgtcctcatgtttgtggtctatcacattttgaaaatcttacaagatgtaaaaaatctttagATGTGTACCTAGCATTAGTAGACACAGACTTTACTACTGATTGACTACAAATGtattttggtactcggcccgactcgcttttccaaagcgtttttcaaaaaccgtgcactccgcctttaactaAAGCTGGTTCTTAGCATAAACTTCAGTTAGTAATAAATCTGATGAATTCTGTGATGTTTTCTCTTTAAGAATGAGTTTGTTTCACTTCATCTCATTTAATAATTAAATGGTTATGTTGTCATATTAGAATGTTGGCTTGTTATTAACATAACTTAATAAAATTACTGCCAGTCTCACTTCAGAAAAGTGAATGTTTTGCATGTATAGTCTGACTCAAATGAGTAAATAATACAGTAAATAATGCATGACACCCAAATACTGTCGGGAGAAATTTTAATGCTACaatgacattttaaaacaaacaaacatttttttatatgtttaagtTAAGACAAAGAATTAAAAGCTCAACAGTGTTGACTTTGATATCATGTTGGCTTTAATCGTCGCTGAAGCATTTAAGACACAAGTCCTTAAATATAACTATGTATGTGTAACATTATCTGAACGACAATCATGTTTAGCTAAGTGAGATTTCATTAATAAATCCTGATCCTTTCACAGGATTCACAAAGTTGTTTTATGTTCTGGATTAATTGATTTGTATTATAATTAAATACAGCAGTCTCCTGGTGTGTATGCTGACTTGTAAAAGTTCAGCGTGAATGTAAAAGTAAAACACTTCTCTTTATGTCTGATGGATTTTTAAACAGGATTTGTGTAGTTGACAGGAAAGAGTCCGGTTCTTCCCCGCACACAACCCTTCCACCAGAACCGATCCGACTGATCTAGAACCTCAATAAGATCTCCTGCGTGAAAGTCCAGCTCATCTGGATCTTCTGCTTTGAAATCGTACACGGCTCGAACCGACATCCCAGACGACTGCAGAAACAAAAACAGGTGATAATGTTGTCTGTTCAGGAACGTTCCAAGTTTAACACAAGTTATCCTCTGACAACAGGATTAGTGATGTTAATACACAGAGATACCCAAAAAGACTTACTGGCTCATTGATCATTGTAAGGGTCATTGTATATCCTAATAGACATTCATTCACAGATAATGTATAGGCCTAATAGACAACATGCTCTGTAAAGAACATTATCTGTTTCTCATCATTTTTTGCACAGACGGGTGGTTTGTGTGTAATGTGTGAGACATTTTTTGTTCCACATACTTAAAGGGAAACACtttaaggttcattagttaactacattatacagcatttattaatctttgttaatgttaatttcaacaattactaatactttattcaaattaacgttagttaatgcactgtgaactaacatgaacaaacaatgaacaggtttatttctattaactaacattaacaaagattattaaatactgtaacaaatgtactgctcatggtttgttcatgttagttaatacattaattaatgttaacttatgaaccttattgtaaagtgttaccacttAAAGATATTTaccacttaaaaaaatatgatggcattttttttagatgtaaaataaacctttggtgtctccagagtacgtatgtgaaggttaagctcaaaatatcatagagataatttattataacatgttaaaattgacactttgtaggtgtgagcagaaATGTGAATTTTTTGGGGtgtgagctgatgaaatgcaaacactgatcgcaatgatggtgcaAATTGAAACTCATTTGTGCTGtcatttattttctctctctgcattaaatgtcagtgctgtggttggatagtgcagattaaggggcggtattaatataataaaatccccttctgacatcacaaggggagccacatattttttcacatgcttgcagagaatggtttaccaaaattaagtaactgggttgatctttttcacattttctatgttgatagaagcactggggacttagttatagcacttaaacatggataaAGTCTTCCACTTTCAAATGTGGAAGTGTTGTGACGTATTTCCTTTTTTGCGCAAGACTTTTGTTTCAATAGCCGGCTGGTAGAAAAGTGTTGTGGGAGCACGCATAAAAATTATTGAATGGTAAATATTTATTACACCTGCCATGTATAACCCGATGGTGAAATGAAGAAGTGGTCTGATATatcatatgaagatatattcaatcattttgtgttgttgCTCGGGGTGACAGCCAGTGGAAAAGTCAGTCAAGTGTTTGTACATGAAAATATTTAGTATTGTTTTCAGTTtatgaaaaaatattattacattgcTTCTTACGCACTAGAGGGAGACAAAAGCTTAgggaattatttttatttaaaacacaacaaaagtaaaaacaaatgttttacagAGATTTACTGTGTTTGTATCAACTATTATGGCAACCCTTAACTGCACAAATGATGTTGGTTTTCCTGGATTTTATAATTAACATTAACTAGCCAGACAAAACAGCACACATGTGTCCCTCGCAATACGACTACCATTAGCTGTAGTGGCTCATGGGAAGTTTTACACAAAggagctcaaagatggcggcgcCCACATTTACATCAAACATAAGGTGGATTCTGTCCCTTATTTTCAATTAAAGAACCAAGATTGTTTCTTAAAGTGCTAAAGGTGGCAACCTGATGTTAGTTGTATGACAGGTGTGTGTTGTACCTGTGGCTGTGGCTTTGGCTTTGGGGCAGGTGGTTGGGGCAGAGGGTGGGGTGGACCAGGTGCCCTGGCATTGCTGTGTCTCCCCTATAGACAAAAAAGAAAACTGCCACTAAAAATTCATTCGATTATaacatgaacacattcatgAGTGCAGCTCTACCTGAGATGACGCTGATGGCTTCATAGGTTGCTCTCTGTGTGGAATATCTGATCGattctgagagagagagagagagagagagagagagagagagagagagagagagagagagagagagatgattgATGAACTACAACTACATACGTCTTCCTATCAAACTTCCGATGGTTGCCAGGGCATTGCTATAAGTTTGTTCAGCTGTAAGGAGGTGTTGCTACGATGATTTGGGTGGTTGCTGGGGCATTGTTCAGGTGTTGCTACGATGATtcgggtggttgctagggtattgttCAGGTGTTGCTAAGATGatttgggtggttgctagggcattgttCAGGTATTGCTAAGATGAGTTGGGTGGTTGCTGGGGCATTGTTCAGGTGTTGCTAAGATGATTTGGGTGGTTGCTGGGGCATTGTTCAGGTGTTGCTAAGATGATTTGGGTGGTTGCTGGGGCATTGTTCAGGTGTTGCTACGATGATTTGGGTGGTTCCTAGGGTGTTGCTCAGGTGTTGCTAAGATGATTTGGGTGGTTGCTGGGGCATTTTTCAGGTGTTGCTAAGATGATTTGGGTGGTTCCTAGGGTGTTGCTCAGGTGTTGCTAAGATGATTTGGGTGGTTCCTAGGATGTTGCTCAGGTGTTGCTAAGATGatttgggtggttgctaggatgTTGCTCAGGTGTTGCTAAGATGATTTGGGTGGTTCCTAGGATGTTGCTCAGGTGTTGCTAAGATGatttgggtggttgctagggtattgctCAGGTGTCGCTAAGATGATTTGGGTGGTTGCTGGGGCATTGTTCAGGTGTTGCTACGATGATTTGGGTGGTTCCTAGGGTGTTGCTCAGGTGTTGCTAAGATGATTTGGGTGGTTGCTGGGGCATTTTTCAGGTGTTGCTAAGATGATTTGGGTGGTTCCTAGGGTGTTGCTCAGGTGTTGCTAAGATGATTTGGGTGGTTCCTAGGGTGTTGCTCAGGTGTTGCTAAGATGATTTGGGTGGTTCCTAGGATGTTGCTCAGGTGTTGCTAAGATGatttgggtggttgctaggatgTTGCTCAGGTGTTGCTAAGATGATTTGGGTGGTTCCTAGGATGTTGCTCAGGTGTTGCTAAGATGatttgggtggttgctagggtattgctCAGGTGTCGCTAAGATGatttgggtggttgctagggtattactCAGGTGTTGCTAAGATgatatgggtggttgctagggtattgctCAGGTCTTGCTAAGATGatttgggtggttgctagggcattgttCAGGTGTTGTTAAGATGATTTGCTAACATGTCATGAACACATGCATGAGTGCAGCTCTACCTGAGACAACGTTGATGGCTTCACAGGCTGCTCTCTGTGTGGAACATCTGATCGattctgagagagagagagagagagagagagagagagagagagagagagagagagagagagagagagagagagacagagagagagacagacagagagagagacagagagagatgaTTGATGAACTACAGTCTTACTATCAAACTTCCGATGGTTGCCAGGGCATTGCTATAGGTTTGTTAAGCTGTAAGGTGGGGTTGCTAAGGTGatttgggtggttgctagggcattgttCAGGTGTTGCTAAGATGATTTGGGTGGGTGCTGGGGCATTGTTTAGGTGTTGCTAAGATGAGTTGGGTCGTTACTAGGGAATTGCTCAGGTGTTGCTAAGATGATTTGGTGATTGCTGGGGTTGCTAAGATGatttgggtggttgctagggtattgctTAGATGTTGCTAAGATTATTTGAGTTGTTGCTGTCTGAATCTAATAAAAACTCAACCCCTGAATCTCCCCTGCCGTACAGTTCAGGGTTCAGATGGACTCACCGGTTGCTCTGTCAGAAGAAACACACGGCTGTGTTTAGAAATGGAGTTCTGGCTGTAGAAATCCACCAGTTTGTTGAGGGAACTGAATCTCTCGTTCCAGAGGTAATACTCTCCAATCCTGCTTCTCATCACTTTAAAGTGCTGAACATCATTTTCATGTCTGACACCAACAACCACACACATAGAGAGTAAACAACCACAGAGAGATGAACTGCGGTCATCTGAGATCAAAGCAACATTTAAGAACACAAGTGTGAGCTATAGTGTGTGTGTCTATGAATGTGTGTCTATACATATTTGTATGTTAACAATAACAATTAAATATCAAGACAACCAACTTGTGAGGACATTTTACTGCATCTCACAACATATAAAGTTTCATAAATTAGTTGAATCTTGTTCATTCAGATGTTTCTGTGAGGGGATAGAAAATATTATCCGTCTGATATCAGTGGAAGTCTATGAGATTCAATGTGTTTGTACCTGACCGAAATGGAGAATTCACCAGGTGAACTCTGTGAGCCGCGGATGAGAAACGATCCGATTGGCTGAGACATGAGTTTATTCTCTGAGTCTTGGCGGCCGATGTTCTCCTGAAACCAGCTGATGAGAAACTGACATCAGAACTGACAGATCATGAACAGATAATAACACTAAAGACCCCATCCTGAATTCATGAAATAATGAAACTGTCAATCGGTTTAATCATTTTATAGAGAAAGAGATGAACTGTGCTAACAAAGAGAAAGTGTTTCTTCTTCCACAGAAATGCACAATCTTCACAGTCATGACAAAACATCACACTAAAGAACC
This Paramisgurnus dabryanus chromosome 7, PD_genome_1.1, whole genome shotgun sequence DNA region includes the following protein-coding sequences:
- the grap2b gene encoding GRB2-related adapter protein 2b isoform X2 gives rise to the protein MEVTGKYDFKATAEDELSFRKGDIIKILGTNDNWYKAEMNGIEGFVPQNYITAFFPSWFQENIGRQDSENKLMSQPIGSFLIRGSQSSPGEFSISVRHENDVQHFKVMRSRIGEYYLWNERFSSLNKLVDFYSQNSISKHSRVFLLTEQPNRSDIPHREQPMKPSASSQGRHSNARAPGPPHPLPQPPAPKPKPQPQSSGMSVRAVYDFKAEDPDELDFHAGDLIEVLDQSDRFWWKGCVRGRTGLFPVNYTNPV
- the grap2b gene encoding GRB2-related adapter protein 2b isoform X1: MEVTGKYDFKATAEDELSFRKGDIIKILGTNDNWYKAEMNGIEGFVPQNYITAFFPSWFQENIGRQDSENKLMSQPIGSFLIRGSQSSPGEFSISVRHENDVQHFKVMRSRIGEYYLWNERFSSLNKLVDFYSQNSISKHSRVFLLTEQPNRSDVPHREQPVKPSTLSQNRSDIPHREQPMKPSASSQGRHSNARAPGPPHPLPQPPAPKPKPQPQSSGMSVRAVYDFKAEDPDELDFHAGDLIEVLDQSDRFWWKGCVRGRTGLFPVNYTNPV